The following proteins are encoded in a genomic region of uncultured Ilyobacter sp.:
- a CDS encoding chemotaxis protein CheB: MQENNQYYVCIGASAGGLEALESFFKSMPNDSGLIFIVIQHLSPDYKSLMSELLARYTDMKIQVIEDGMETQPNQVYLIPPRKNLSIFHGKLFLSEQENKGHVNLPIDIFLKSLAKDQNKKAIGIILSGTGSDGTIGVRAIKEAGGMVMVQSETSAKFDGMPKSSISTGLSDYILSPSEMPEELINFIKHPNIKSILNRALDSNEKFDDITKISLIMKEFGGIDFSYYKENTILRRLDRRVKINKLNNLQEYTCLLRESDKEKEILQREFLIGVTTFFRDKSAFKRLETDVLPNINYSKGVVRIWSAACSTGEEVYSLAILFSEYIKKNNLSCEIKLFATDVDTRALEIASRGYYLESVVADIDIELVEKYFIKHEDGYQISDSIRKMVVFAKHNILKDPPFSKLDLLVCRNLFIYIKSEHQKAILTNFYFSLNSQGYMFIGSSETIGELGNAFTTIDSKWKIYKCKEGYKTKLTNEVTIGNDRGLQLADHRLDPKFHHVTLKTEKLLSSIIEKVAPPSIIIDSEDNIIQVINDVSSVIKMQSGKFSNNFHSNMSKEMALFMNNIIRRLKTESGEVIFSNIIFKENSDRLYTLIGRHILSNNQSFYMVSFITNERDESKDKLVEINMSEEVKMRVKELESELQLAQEGLQATIEELETSNEELQSSNEELIASNEELQSTNEELQSVNEELYTVNSEYQSKIGELIDLNNDLNNLIRNTEMGALYLDEKLYIRKVTPIVTNVTNIMNSDIGRSIKHIAVMENYSELLRDVEVVVDTLRPIEKEIQDNDGAYWLIRIRPYRTEYNAVTGIILTFVNIDQLKTIQKEHNLVSERLNRALNIGNMAYWSFDVETGHIDFSSSKSKMLGYEKDDFPTDIEVRNQLIHPEDIEKIEKAIENCKNGVSESWDITYRIKRKDGRYAVHHDHGIINAYHEDKTVKSIIGIITDISDYTYNLCEGKAYE; this comes from the coding sequence ATGCAAGAAAATAATCAATATTATGTATGTATTGGGGCGTCAGCCGGTGGTTTAGAAGCCCTGGAAAGTTTTTTTAAATCGATGCCCAATGATAGCGGACTCATTTTTATAGTAATACAACACTTATCCCCAGACTACAAAAGTTTAATGAGTGAGCTTCTTGCTAGATACACAGACATGAAAATACAAGTAATAGAAGATGGCATGGAGACGCAACCCAATCAAGTTTATTTGATTCCACCTAGAAAGAATCTGTCCATTTTTCATGGAAAACTATTTTTATCTGAGCAAGAGAACAAAGGTCATGTAAATTTACCAATCGACATATTTCTAAAGTCCCTTGCAAAAGACCAAAATAAGAAGGCAATAGGTATTATACTATCGGGAACTGGAAGCGATGGTACAATTGGTGTTCGTGCAATTAAAGAAGCAGGTGGGATGGTCATGGTTCAAAGTGAAACTTCCGCAAAGTTTGACGGTATGCCTAAAAGTTCTATTTCAACAGGGCTATCGGATTATATTTTATCACCAAGTGAAATGCCAGAAGAACTGATTAATTTTATTAAACATCCTAATATTAAATCAATATTAAATAGGGCATTAGATAGCAATGAAAAATTTGACGATATTACAAAGATCAGTTTAATTATGAAGGAGTTCGGAGGTATAGATTTTTCATATTACAAGGAAAATACCATTTTAAGGCGGTTGGATAGACGGGTAAAGATTAATAAACTTAACAATCTTCAAGAGTATACTTGTCTTTTGAGAGAATCAGATAAAGAAAAAGAAATATTGCAGAGAGAATTTCTCATAGGAGTAACTACTTTTTTTAGAGATAAAAGCGCCTTTAAAAGGCTTGAAACAGATGTATTACCTAATATTAATTACAGTAAAGGTGTTGTAAGAATTTGGTCAGCAGCTTGCTCTACAGGGGAGGAAGTTTATTCGTTGGCAATCCTTTTCAGCGAATATATAAAAAAGAATAATCTAAGTTGTGAAATTAAATTATTTGCCACAGATGTAGATACAAGAGCCCTTGAAATTGCAAGCAGAGGTTATTATTTAGAAAGTGTTGTTGCTGATATAGATATTGAACTGGTAGAAAAGTATTTTATCAAGCACGAGGATGGTTATCAAATAAGTGACTCAATAAGGAAAATGGTAGTTTTTGCAAAGCATAATATTTTGAAGGATCCACCGTTTTCAAAATTGGACTTACTTGTATGCAGAAATTTATTTATATATATAAAAAGTGAGCATCAAAAGGCTATTCTTACTAATTTTTATTTTTCATTAAATTCCCAAGGGTATATGTTTATTGGAAGTAGTGAAACTATTGGTGAACTTGGAAATGCCTTTACAACAATAGATAGCAAATGGAAGATTTATAAATGTAAAGAAGGGTATAAAACTAAACTAACCAATGAAGTAACTATCGGAAATGATAGGGGGCTTCAACTAGCAGACCATCGATTAGATCCAAAGTTTCATCATGTAACTTTGAAAACAGAAAAATTACTTTCATCAATTATTGAAAAAGTTGCCCCCCCTTCTATAATTATTGATAGTGAAGATAATATTATTCAGGTAATCAACGATGTTTCTTCAGTTATAAAAATGCAATCTGGAAAATTTTCAAATAATTTTCATTCAAATATGAGCAAAGAGATGGCATTATTTATGAACAATATTATCCGGCGTCTGAAAACAGAATCTGGTGAAGTGATTTTTAGTAATATTATATTTAAAGAGAATAGTGATAGGTTATATACTTTGATAGGAAGGCACATATTATCTAATAATCAGAGTTTTTATATGGTTAGTTTCATTACTAATGAGCGTGATGAGAGTAAGGACAAATTAGTTGAAATAAATATGTCTGAAGAAGTTAAAATGCGTGTCAAAGAATTAGAAAGTGAACTTCAACTTGCTCAGGAGGGACTTCAAGCAACAATAGAAGAACTTGAAACTTCCAATGAAGAATTGCAATCCTCCAATGAAGAATTGATTGCTTCAAATGAAGAATTACAGAGTACAAACGAAGAATTACAGTCAGTTAATGAAGAGTTGTATACAGTAAATAGTGAATATCAATCAAAAATAGGTGAACTTATAGACCTTAACAACGACTTAAATAATCTTATCCGTAATACAGAAATGGGAGCTTTATACCTAGATGAAAAACTTTATATAAGAAAAGTCACTCCTATCGTTACAAATGTTACGAACATTATGAATAGCGATATAGGAAGGTCTATTAAGCATATAGCTGTTATGGAAAATTATAGTGAATTGCTGAGAGATGTCGAAGTTGTCGTTGATACTTTAAGGCCCATAGAGAAAGAAATACAGGACAATGACGGTGCATATTGGCTTATTAGAATTCGGCCTTACAGAACAGAATATAATGCGGTAACAGGGATTATTCTAACATTTGTTAATATAGATCAACTGAAAACAATCCAAAAAGAACACAACCTAGTTAGTGAACGTCTTAATAGAGCTTTAAATATAGGAAATATGGCATATTGGTCTTTTGATGTAGAAACTGGACATATTGATTTTTCAAGCTCTAAGTCAAAAATGCTTGGTTATGAAAAGGATGATTTTCCTACAGACATCGAAGTTAGAAATCAGCTTATTCATCCAGAAGATATAGAAAAAATTGAAAAAGCTATTGAAAATTGTAAAAATGGTGTCAGTGAATCGTGGGATATAACATATCGAATCAAACGTAAAGATGGCAGATATGCAGTTCATCATGATCATGGAATCATTAACGCATATCATGAGGATAAGACAGTTAAGTCAATAATAGGAATTATTACTGATATTTCAGATTATACTTATAATTTATGTGAGGGGAAGGCTTATGAATGA